The DNA window TCGACATCCTCCTCAACAATGCCGGCACCTCGGCGGCGGCGGCCTTCGAGAAGGTGGACGACGAGACCTGGCAGGCCGACTGGGACCTCAAGGTCATGGGCGCGGTGCGCATGTCTCGCCTCGTGATCCCCCACATGAAGAAGCGCGGGGGCGGGCGCATCGTCAATATCACCACGGTGGGCGGCAAGGCGCCGCAGCCCCGGGCCCTGCCCACCTCGGTGACGCGCGCCGCGGGCCTCAACCTGACCAAGTCGCTCGCCAACGAGTACGCCGCCGACAATATCCGGGTCAACACGATCTGCATCGGGCTGGTGCGCAGCGCCCAGATCGCCAAGCGGGCCAAGGGCGACCTCGAGGCCCACTACGCCGAGCTGGCCAAGCTGCGCGTGCCCCTCGGCCGCGTGGCCCATGCCTCGGAGTTCGCGGACCTCTTCGCCTTCCTCGTCTCCGAGCGGGCGACGTACATCACGGGCGCCTCGGTGAACTTCGACGGCGGCAGCGGCATGACCGTGTAGGGCGGCTGAAAAAGGCCCATCTGCTTCGTTGGCGCCCTCGGTCGCACGCTCAACGTACAGGGAGTACGCCTCGCGTGCGACCTTCGGGCGCCGCCTCGCATCTGGACCTTTTTGAGCCGCCCTCCTCTTTCAACAAGGCTTAAGGCGGGAAGGCCTAGGGCGGGGGTATCGGGAGGGGCGCTTGGTTGCTTTGGATGTGGCCGCAGGCACGGCAGGTGCGGAGGTCCGCGCTGGCGTCGAAGGCTTCGATGGCGGCACGGAGATCGCGCTCGATGTCCATGGCGCTCATGGTCAAGCGATGGAGCTCCCTGTCACAGCGCTCGCAGAACCAGAGCAGGGATTCCTCGTCCCGGGCGCCGCGCTTAATCTCGATGACCAGGCCCCACGTATCGGCGGGGCGATGGGGCGAATGGGGCGTGTGGGCGGGGACGAGCAGCATCTC is part of the Candidatus Methylomirabilota bacterium genome and encodes:
- a CDS encoding SDR family oxidoreductase; amino-acid sequence: DILLNNAGTSAAAAFEKVDDETWQADWDLKVMGAVRMSRLVIPHMKKRGGGRIVNITTVGGKAPQPRALPTSVTRAAGLNLTKSLANEYAADNIRVNTICIGLVRSAQIAKRAKGDLEAHYAELAKLRVPLGRVAHASEFADLFAFLVSERATYITGASVNFDGGSGMTV
- the nbaC gene encoding 3-hydroxyanthranilate 3,4-dioxygenase, translating into MRPLISTGLWRWIEENRASFEPPVGNKVIWEDSQFTAMVIRGPNRRRDFHDDPSDEIFYMLRGGMTLEYIDEGGRRQHAVIQEGEMLLVPAHTPHSPHRPADTWGLVIEIKRGARDEESLLWFCERCDRELHRLTMSAMDIERDLRAAIEAFDASADLRTCRACGHIQSNQAPLPIPPP